The Procambarus clarkii isolate CNS0578487 chromosome 66, FALCON_Pclarkii_2.0, whole genome shotgun sequence genome has a window encoding:
- the LOC123769290 gene encoding uncharacterized protein isoform X1 has product MAGSEPPRRLSDNDPHVAKMNVWNEERPDYKILLYIPNIIGYIRLFFLLIAFCYLPISPATFVVHYSISIALDGFDGYAARKLRQCSLFGAWFDVVLDNLSRGLLWTHIHPMLYMVSAVEWASFVCNHSLGADWQHSLTRHKEKRIISSIVACTLAKNFRNPLGVWAIAGLHVLPVWIFGYQYDLFGSHLWFLPKFVEPFGMVILGMGRLLCFFIEMWSIWVHISSLLVNTSAAL; this is encoded by the exons ATGGCCGGCTCTGAACCACCAAGGAGACTAAGTGATAATGACCCACATGTAGCAAAAATGAATGTTTGGAATGAAGAGAGACCAGATTATAAAATTTTGCTCTATATTCCTAATATTATTG GTTACATACGTTTGTTCTTCCTTCTGATTGCCTTCTGCTACTTGCCAATATCTCCTGCAACGTTTGTTGTCCACTACTCCATCTCTATTGCATTGGATGGTTTTGATGGCTATGCGGCTCGTAAATTACGGCAGTGTTCACTGTTTGGAGCTTGG TTTGATGTTGTACTTGATAACCTGAGTCGAGGCCTGCTCTGGACTCATATTCATCCT ATGCTGTACATGGTGTCGGCAGTGGAGTGGGCATCATTTGTGTGTAATCATTCTTTGGGTGCCGACTGGCAGCATTCTCTTACCAGGCACAAAGAAAAAAGAATAATTTCATCAATAGTTGCTTGTACATTGGCTAAAA ATTTCCGGAATCCTTTGGGTGTTTGGGCAATTGCAGGCCTTCACGTGTTGCCAGTGTGGATCTTTGGATACCAATATGACTTGTTTGGGTCCCACCTTTGGTTTCTTCCCAAGTTTGTGGAGCCATTTG GAATGGTTATATTAGGGATGGGACGCTTGCTGTGTTTCTTTATTGAAATGTGGAGTATATGGGTTCATATATCTTCTCTGCTGGTGAACACGTCTGCTGCTCTATGA
- the LOC123769290 gene encoding uncharacterized protein isoform X3: MAGSEPPRRLSDNDPHVAKMNVWNEERPDYKILLYIPNIIGYIRLFFLLIAFCYLPISPATFVVHYSISIALDGFDGYAARKLRQCSLFGAWFDVVLDNLSRGLLWTHIHPMLYMVSAVEWASFVCNHSLGADWQHSLTRHKEKRIISSIVACTLAKRMVILGMGRLLCFFIEMWSIWVHISSLLVNTSAAL; encoded by the exons ATGGCCGGCTCTGAACCACCAAGGAGACTAAGTGATAATGACCCACATGTAGCAAAAATGAATGTTTGGAATGAAGAGAGACCAGATTATAAAATTTTGCTCTATATTCCTAATATTATTG GTTACATACGTTTGTTCTTCCTTCTGATTGCCTTCTGCTACTTGCCAATATCTCCTGCAACGTTTGTTGTCCACTACTCCATCTCTATTGCATTGGATGGTTTTGATGGCTATGCGGCTCGTAAATTACGGCAGTGTTCACTGTTTGGAGCTTGG TTTGATGTTGTACTTGATAACCTGAGTCGAGGCCTGCTCTGGACTCATATTCATCCT ATGCTGTACATGGTGTCGGCAGTGGAGTGGGCATCATTTGTGTGTAATCATTCTTTGGGTGCCGACTGGCAGCATTCTCTTACCAGGCACAAAGAAAAAAGAATAATTTCATCAATAGTTGCTTGTACATTGGCTAAAA GAATGGTTATATTAGGGATGGGACGCTTGCTGTGTTTCTTTATTGAAATGTGGAGTATATGGGTTCATATATCTTCTCTGCTGGTGAACACGTCTGCTGCTCTATGA
- the LOC123769290 gene encoding uncharacterized protein isoform X2, producing the protein MAGSEPPRRLSDNDPHVAKMNVWNEERPDYKILLYIPNIIGYIRLFFLLIAFCYLPISPATFVVHYSISIALDGFDGYAARKLRQCSLFGAWMLYMVSAVEWASFVCNHSLGADWQHSLTRHKEKRIISSIVACTLAKNFRNPLGVWAIAGLHVLPVWIFGYQYDLFGSHLWFLPKFVEPFGMVILGMGRLLCFFIEMWSIWVHISSLLVNTSAAL; encoded by the exons ATGGCCGGCTCTGAACCACCAAGGAGACTAAGTGATAATGACCCACATGTAGCAAAAATGAATGTTTGGAATGAAGAGAGACCAGATTATAAAATTTTGCTCTATATTCCTAATATTATTG GTTACATACGTTTGTTCTTCCTTCTGATTGCCTTCTGCTACTTGCCAATATCTCCTGCAACGTTTGTTGTCCACTACTCCATCTCTATTGCATTGGATGGTTTTGATGGCTATGCGGCTCGTAAATTACGGCAGTGTTCACTGTTTGGAGCTTGG ATGCTGTACATGGTGTCGGCAGTGGAGTGGGCATCATTTGTGTGTAATCATTCTTTGGGTGCCGACTGGCAGCATTCTCTTACCAGGCACAAAGAAAAAAGAATAATTTCATCAATAGTTGCTTGTACATTGGCTAAAA ATTTCCGGAATCCTTTGGGTGTTTGGGCAATTGCAGGCCTTCACGTGTTGCCAGTGTGGATCTTTGGATACCAATATGACTTGTTTGGGTCCCACCTTTGGTTTCTTCCCAAGTTTGTGGAGCCATTTG GAATGGTTATATTAGGGATGGGACGCTTGCTGTGTTTCTTTATTGAAATGTGGAGTATATGGGTTCATATATCTTCTCTGCTGGTGAACACGTCTGCTGCTCTATGA